One window of Balearica regulorum gibbericeps isolate bBalReg1 chromosome 10, bBalReg1.pri, whole genome shotgun sequence genomic DNA carries:
- the DCP1A gene encoding mRNA-decapping enzyme 1A produces the protein MESVSRAGQEISLAALKQHDPYITSIADVTGQVALYSFSPKANEWEKTDIEGTLFVYRRSASPYHGFTIVNRLNMHNLVEPVNKDLEFQLHEPFLLYRNASLSIYSIWFYDKNDCHRIAKLMAKVVEQEAQRSQQVSQDRRSPSRTNGCNENRPIDILEMLSKAKDEYERNQISDLSIISSSRMQQNANPPKPESTEPSEQKTSLQVQEQPFQSRQKHLTLEELFGTSVPKEQSTAPYPNPERMEKLQTDTSNREQHSLLLPFSFDQSTVIQQSLGKSESPGVKTSANPLNQQECLAPMLIPPASVSQPDVKNVSSYSVRLSPILNSASTTEAAPAQMLPGLKQNNSIMQVMQQAAKQISPLVNQPPSEVNHAPQNLMAGQSQLIAPLTSGNTGTVSNTSHTSVDLLQKLRLTPQHDQMQQQSLTKTSLTPNISASVGQLATPESFKESHNKPSTLNSKIISPLQTVQQNKESEVFQQPKTLPKANQVAPPQFVTATTTVTPSILLSPSVFQQSATKPTEVENKVNSSSPSTLGTTEIQTTPPTVLSRSQLQEALIHLIKNDSRFLSTIHEVYLQVLTKNTDNIKL, from the exons ATGGAGTCGGTGAGCAGAGCGGGGCAGGAGATCAGTCTGGCGGCCCTGAAGCAGCACGACCCATACATCACCAGCATCGCCGACGTGACCGGCCAGGTAGCGCTCTACAGCTTCAGCCCGAAGGCCAACGAGTGG GAGAAAACTGACATAGAAGGGACCTTATTTGTGTACAGAAG GTCAGCTTCTCCTTATCATGGTTTTACGATAGTGAATCGACTGAACATGCACAACCTGGTTGAACCAGTAAATAAAGATTTGGAGTTTCAGCTCCATGAACCTTTTCTTCTCTACAGAAATGCTAGCT tGTCAATTTACAGTATCTGGTTTTATGACAAGAATGACTGTCATCGAATAGCAAAACTCATGGCTAA AGTGGTAGAACAAGAAGCTCAGAGATCGCAGCAAGTTTCCCAGGACAGAAGAAGTCCCAGCAGAACCAATGGCTGCAACGAAAACAGGCCCATTGACATCCTGGAAATGCTTAGTAAAGCCAAGGATGAATATGAACGA aatcAGATTAGTGACTTAAGTATTATATCAAGTTCTAGAATGCAACAAAATGCAAATCCTCCAAAGCCAGAAAGCACAGAGCCTTCAGAACAAAAAACTTCATTACAAGTGCAAGAGCAG CCATTTCAGTCAAGGCAGAAGCATCTGACTTTGGAGGAACTGTTTGGAACCTCTGTACCAAAGGAACAGTCCACAGCTCCGTATCCCAATCCAGAGAGAATGGAAAAGCTGCAGACTGACACCTCTAACAGAGAGCAGCACAGTTTGctcttgcctttttcctttgacCAGTCAACAGTAATACAACAATCACTAGGGAAATCTGAAAGTCCAGGCGTTAAAACCAGTGCCAATCCTTTGAATCAGCAGGAATGTTTAGCACCTATGCTAATACCTCCAGCTTCAGTGTCCCAGCCTgatgtaaaaaatgtttcaagctATTCGGTTCGTTTAAGCCCTATTCTTAATTCAGCCTCGACAACGGAAGCTGCCCCTGCTCAGATGCTTCCTGgcctaaaacaaaacaacagtaTAATGCAAGTTATGCAGCAAGCTGCCAAGCAGATATCCCCACTGGTGAATCAGCCACCATCTGAAGTGAACCACGCTCCACAAAATCTAATGGCTGGCCAAAGCCAGCTTATAGCACCCTTGACATCAGGAAATACGGGAACTGTCTCAAATACATCCCATACAAGTGTTGATCTTCTCCAGAAACTCAGGTTGACCCCACAGCATGACCAAATGCAACAGCAGTCTCTCACTAAGACTTCCTTAACACCAAACATCTCTGCCTCGGTTGGCCAACTTGCAACACCAGAAAGCTTCAAAGAATCTCACAATAAGCCATCAACCTTGAACAGCAAGATAATCTCTCCCCTTCAG ACTGTacaacaaaacaaggaatcagAAGTATTTCAACAGCCGAAGACCTTGCCTAAAGCAAATCAA GTTGCACCTCCACAGTTTGTTACAGCCACAACTACAGTAACACCTTCAATCCTCTTGTCTCCTAGTGTTTTTCAGCAATCAGCTACAAAACCTACTGAAGTGGAGAATAAAGTAAATTCCTCTTCACCTTCAACACTGGGAACAACAGAAATTCAGACTACACCTCCTACTGTTCTCAGTAGGTCTCAGCTTCAAGAAGCACTGATACATCTAATAAAG aatgATTCCCGTTTTCTCAGCACTATTCATGAAGTCTACTTGCAAGTTCTAACCAAGAATACAGACAACATTAAGCTATAA